The nucleotide window TAAAATAGTAACATTGTTTAAAATGATGGGTTCTAAGGCATCGTTTTCTGGTTGTAATCTAAAATGATTCGCTTCTTTATAGAATCTTTTACAAGTTGCTTCATTTTCATCTGTCATTGCTACAACAATTTCTCCGTTTATAGCAGAACTCTGTTGTCTAACGATTACTTTATCTCCATCAAGGATACCTGCGTTAATCATGCTTTCTCCGTCAATTTCAAGCATGAAAACATTGGTTTCTCCAGCGGCCATATATTCAGGAAGAGGAAAATATTCTTCAATATTTTCGATTGCAGTAATAGGCATACCAGCTGTTACTTTTCCGATAATGGGGATATTAACTACATTAGGTGTCTCTGCTTCATCTTCTAAAGATAATATTTCAATCGCACGTGGTTTAGTAGGGTCACGTCTAATTAAACCTTTTCCTTCGAGTCGAGCAAGATGCCCGTGAACGGTGGAACTCGATGCAAGCCCAACAGCTTCCCCAATTTCACGTACGGAAGGTGGATAACCTTTTTCTTTTACTTCTGACTTTATAAATTCATATATATCTTGTTGACGTTTAGATATTTTCATGGTTTCACCTCATTAATTTAGTCGTTATTTATAAACTAAGTATAGCAAAAGAAAATCCAATATGCAAACAAAGGTTCGTTTTTTTATTGACATATACGAACGACTGTTCTATAATATAGAAAAGCGAACATACATTCTTTTGGAGGGGTTATTAATGACTTTGAAATTATTTTGGAATAAATTTTATGTTTCTATTATATTTGTAATTACTTGTTTAGTTTTGGGAATTGTTTTGATGTGTACGGTTGTTGGGAACGATAGCAATTATTCAGAAGTGAATGTGGATGAGGGGGATTCTCTTTGGGCGCTTGCAGATCAATATGCAGGGAAGAGTGACATGGCAAAAGCAGATTTTGTGTCTTGGGTAGAAAAAGAAAATAATCTAACAGACGGCCATGTGAAAGCCGGAGAATCAGTTGTTATTCCAGTCCATGAAACCAAGCTATTAAATAGTGATACGAGCATTCAATTAGCAAATCAATGAGCGGGTTTTGGCTCTCATGTATGATATAATGATAAGAAAGCAGTTTATAGTTCACTGCTTTCTTATTTTAATATAATGAAGAAAAGGATGAAGCGCTATGTTAGAAAAAGCTAAAATAGACCGTATTAATGAACTTTCAAAAAAGAAAAAGGCGGGAACAATAACAGCTGCTGAAAAAGTAGAACAAGATAAGTTAAGAAAAGAATATATAAAATCTTTTCGTACACACATGAAAGGTACCATTGAAAATACAACAATCATTGATCCTAAGGGGAATGATGTGACGCCGCATAAAGTGAAACAAATGAGAAAGAATAATAACTAAAAATTAGTATCAAATGAACATTTTCGAACAAATGAACAAAAATAACAATCAATTAAGCAATTTAGAGCATTTTTTGGTTGTGTTAATTAGTTTTTAGGCTTATTATTAAAAGTAGTTAAAATTATATTGAAGAGAGGATGTTTCATTTGTTCGATAACACAGATACTT belongs to Listeria ivanovii subsp. ivanovii and includes:
- a CDS encoding DUF896 domain-containing protein, producing MLEKAKIDRINELSKKKKAGTITAAEKVEQDKLRKEYIKSFRTHMKGTIENTTIIDPKGNDVTPHKVKQMRKNNN
- the yneA gene encoding cell division suppressor protein YneA, producing MTLKLFWNKFYVSIIFVITCLVLGIVLMCTVVGNDSNYSEVNVDEGDSLWALADQYAGKSDMAKADFVSWVEKENNLTDGHVKAGESVVIPVHETKLLNSDTSIQLANQ
- the lexA gene encoding transcriptional repressor LexA; translated protein: MKISKRQQDIYEFIKSEVKEKGYPPSVREIGEAVGLASSSTVHGHLARLEGKGLIRRDPTKPRAIEILSLEDEAETPNVVNIPIIGKVTAGMPITAIENIEEYFPLPEYMAAGETNVFMLEIDGESMINAGILDGDKVIVRQQSSAINGEIVVAMTDENEATCKRFYKEANHFRLQPENDALEPIILNNVTILGKVIGLYRDIR